The following are encoded in a window of Hypomesus transpacificus isolate Combined female unplaced genomic scaffold, fHypTra1 scaffold_348, whole genome shotgun sequence genomic DNA:
- the LOC124464456 gene encoding MANSC domain-containing protein 4-like codes for MIRPWSLLTIFSLVYHAESKCSPTSYYKNCWIRRFPGIFIDIEESQRRGAQLLKYYQEETALKCSRTCCLTRNFSCNLAIFHYDTIQENVNCYHMHCPTLESCILSHRGNVVLYNVTKGVDPDLLVFGKYFTSNVRVLPHLYTRGNASEPLASDKRQFNRPPPPPPQSLTSASTLRATPITSPTPTSTPSSTPSSTSSTPTSTPATPTSTPTSTPATPTSTPTTPTSTPTTPTSTPTSTPTTPTSTPATPTSTPTSTPTTPTSTPTSTPATPTSITDRTTTITSTHATPTYITSMPTPTPSSTPSNPSTPTSTPSSTPSSKQHPNDTKGYLGVTAGGEGTLGAGGEEEAQGGGPGPPWHLAAHTLLVAVATCVTVLLGCCCSLLVVVSWRGRRRRKGCYRTVWRGRGGSMRLVKYVIVRESS; via the exons ATGATTCGTCCATGGAGTTTGCTAACGATTTTTAGTTTGGTGTACCACGCGGAATCGAAATGTTCTCCGACCTCTTACTATAAAAACTGTTGGATACGTCGGTTCCCTGGGATTTTTATCGATATTGAAGAATCCCAACGGAGAGGAGCGCAACTTTTGAAGTATTACCAAGAGGAGACAGCTTTAAAATGCAGCCGAACATGTTGCCTCACAAGAAACT TTTCCTGTAATCTGGCTATATTCCACTATGACACCATCCAGGAGAATGTGAACTGCTATCACATGCACTGTCCTACACTGGAAAGCTGCATTCTTAGTCACAGAGGAAACGTTGTACTTTATAACGTCACTaaag GTGTGGACCCTGACTTGCTGGTTTTTGGGAAGTACTTCACCTCTAATGTGCGGGTGTTACCCCACCTCTACACCAGAGGCAACGCCTCAGAGCCCCTCGCCTCAGACAAGCGCCAGTTCAAccgcccacccccacctccaccccagtcTTTAACCTCGGCATCGACCCTGAGGGCCACCCCCATCACTTCACCCACTCCAACCTCTACCCCCTCCAGTACCCCCTCCAGTACCTCCTCCACTCCAACCTCCACCCCCGCCACTCCAACCTCCACTCCAACCTCCACCCCCGCCACtccaacctccacccccaccactccaacctccacccccaccactccAACCTCCACtccaacctccacccccaccactccAACCTCCACCCCCGCCACTCCAACCTCCACtccaacctccacccccaccactccAACCTCCACTCCAACCTCCACCCCCGCCACTCCAACCTCCATCACCGACAggaccaccaccatcacctccacccaCGCCACTCCAACCTACATCACCTCCATGCCAACCCCTACCCCCTCCAGTACCCCCTCCAACCCTTCCACTCCAACCTCTACCCCCTCCAGTACCCCCTCCA GCAAACAGCACCCCAACGACACCAAGGGTTACCTGGGCGTCACAGCTGGGGGCGAGGGGACCCTGGGGGCcggcggagaggaggaggcccagGGAGGGGGCCCGGGCCCCCCGTGGCACCTGGCGGCGCACACCCTGCTGGTTGCCGTGGCGACCTGTGTGACGGTGTTGctgggctgctgctgctctctgctggtggtggtgagcTGGCGGGGGCGacggaggaggaaggggtgcTACCGGACGgtctggaggggcaggggggggtccATGCGCCTCGTCAAATACGTCATTGTCAGGGAGAGCTCgtga